The following are from one region of the Limibacillus halophilus genome:
- a CDS encoding lysophospholipid acyltransferase family protein, with protein MRYLGSIAFNILFIVWTLLIFIIGLPVLLLPTRYVFAWGCLWAWVTLQLLRFIGGVDSRFIGMEKLPEGPFILASKHQSTWDSLVLPRLAPNSAYVLKRELTEIPLFGAYVKRAGMIPVDREAGAPAIRSMLQQAKAAVAQGKIIGIYPQGTRTAPGTKLPYHPGVAALYTHLKLPVVPVALNSGLFWARRAWFLRPGTITLEVLDVIEPGLDRKTFLLELERRIEEASDRLARESEQ; from the coding sequence ATGCGTTACCTAGGCTCCATAGCGTTCAATATCCTCTTTATCGTCTGGACCTTGCTGATTTTCATTATCGGGCTGCCGGTGCTCTTGCTCCCTACCCGCTATGTTTTTGCGTGGGGGTGCCTCTGGGCCTGGGTGACGTTGCAGTTGCTGCGCTTCATAGGCGGAGTCGACAGCCGTTTCATCGGTATGGAGAAACTGCCGGAGGGACCCTTCATCCTGGCCAGCAAGCACCAATCGACCTGGGATTCTTTGGTGCTGCCGCGCCTTGCGCCAAACTCCGCTTACGTGCTCAAGCGCGAGCTGACAGAGATTCCATTATTCGGTGCCTACGTGAAACGGGCAGGCATGATCCCGGTGGACCGGGAAGCCGGCGCACCGGCTATTCGCTCCATGCTGCAGCAGGCCAAGGCCGCCGTTGCCCAAGGCAAGATTATAGGCATCTATCCTCAGGGAACGCGCACGGCGCCGGGAACGAAGCTACCCTATCATCCGGGCGTCGCCGCGCTTTACACACACTTGAAACTACCGGTGGTCCCTGTCGCCCTGAACTCGGGCCTTTTCTGGGCGCGCCGCGCCTGGTTCCTGCGGCCCGGCACGATCACGCTGGAGGTTCTCGACGTCATTGAGCCTGGCCTCGATCGCAAGACCTTTCTGTTGGAGCTGGAACGCCGCATTGAAGAAGCCAGCGATCGCCTCGCCCGCGAGAGCGAACAATAA
- a CDS encoding adenosylcobalamin-dependent ribonucleoside-diphosphate reductase, with product MTKQVKTDTRDLPPISQDIWEMKYRLRALSGDALDETLDDSFRRVAKALAAAEEKPDDWESPFFEAMRDLRFLPAGRILAGAGSDRDVTLFNCFVMGQIPDSMDGIFSQLREAALTLQMGGGIGYDFSTLRPRGAAVMGVGADASGPLSFMDVWDSMCRTIMSAGYRRGAMMGTLRCDHPDIEDFIAAKQDPGRLRMFNLSVLVTDAFMQALREDKDWDLTFNGKVTRSLRARDLWDRMMRATYDYAEPGVIFIDRINQQNNLAYAEEIFATNPCGEQPLPPYGACLLGSVNLARMIDNPFKKTATLNIEALKNTIGTAVRMLDNAIDASRFPLPAQRDEAMAKRRIGLGITGLADALIFCGQRYGSREAVATVEQWMRAFRDAAYETSIELAREKGAFPLFEKEPYLNSPQVKDLPETLRQAIGEHGIRNGLVTSVAPTGTISLLAGNVSSGLEPVYAFSYRRNILLPDGSSRQEIVEDHAMRRFRKMFGDTAEVPESFVDAQHLEPGAHLVMQATVQRFIDSSVSKTINLPEQISFDGFKDVYLRAYEMGCKGCTTYRPNPTTGAVLEPMAAVEQGDPAPAAGSIEADGQVVYMSQPLDRPQALPGRTYKLQWPESDHAIYITLNDIVQDQRRRPFEIFINSKNMEHYAWTVALTRMISAVFRRGGDVSFVVEELKAVFDPRGGAWVKGRYLPSLLAAIGEVIERHMLDIGFLARPETLVEPQQETAREGAKSDPPYSISSHSNHQPGQRGPAQCPRCGAAAVIKQEGCDLCTACGHSRCF from the coding sequence ATGACCAAACAGGTAAAGACGGACACGCGCGATCTGCCCCCCATCTCTCAGGACATCTGGGAGATGAAGTATCGATTGCGAGCCCTTTCCGGCGACGCGCTGGACGAGACACTTGACGATTCCTTCCGCCGCGTCGCCAAAGCCTTGGCGGCTGCCGAGGAAAAGCCGGACGACTGGGAGTCTCCCTTCTTCGAGGCCATGCGCGACCTGCGGTTCCTTCCTGCCGGACGCATTCTTGCAGGGGCTGGAAGCGACCGTGACGTCACGTTGTTCAACTGCTTCGTCATGGGGCAGATTCCCGACAGCATGGATGGCATTTTCAGCCAACTCCGGGAAGCGGCCCTAACGCTGCAAATGGGTGGTGGGATCGGCTACGATTTCTCGACCCTGCGCCCACGTGGCGCGGCTGTCATGGGCGTTGGCGCCGATGCGTCCGGCCCGCTCAGCTTCATGGATGTTTGGGATTCCATGTGCCGCACGATCATGAGCGCGGGTTATCGCCGGGGCGCGATGATGGGGACGCTGCGCTGCGATCACCCGGACATCGAAGATTTCATTGCCGCCAAACAGGATCCCGGCAGGTTGCGTATGTTCAACCTATCCGTCCTGGTGACGGATGCCTTCATGCAGGCCCTTCGCGAAGACAAAGATTGGGATCTGACCTTCAACGGCAAGGTGACACGCAGCCTGCGCGCGCGCGACCTCTGGGATAGGATGATGCGCGCGACCTATGACTATGCGGAACCCGGCGTGATATTCATCGACCGGATCAATCAGCAAAACAATCTCGCCTATGCCGAAGAGATTTTCGCGACGAATCCCTGTGGCGAGCAGCCTTTACCGCCCTACGGGGCCTGCCTGCTTGGGTCGGTGAATTTGGCGCGGATGATTGACAACCCCTTCAAGAAGACCGCGACGCTGAACATCGAGGCCTTGAAGAATACCATTGGAACCGCCGTGCGGATGCTTGACAACGCAATCGATGCGTCCCGCTTTCCGCTTCCGGCACAGCGCGACGAGGCCATGGCCAAACGGCGCATCGGCCTTGGCATAACCGGCCTGGCGGATGCCCTGATTTTCTGTGGCCAGCGCTATGGGAGTCGAGAGGCGGTTGCCACCGTCGAGCAATGGATGCGGGCATTCCGCGACGCCGCTTACGAGACCTCCATAGAACTCGCCAGGGAAAAGGGCGCGTTCCCGCTCTTCGAGAAGGAACCCTACCTGAACAGCCCGCAGGTCAAGGACTTACCCGAGACGCTCCGCCAAGCGATTGGCGAGCATGGTATCCGTAATGGTCTTGTTACCTCGGTCGCGCCGACAGGTACCATTTCCCTTCTTGCCGGCAATGTATCCTCAGGCCTGGAACCGGTGTACGCCTTCAGTTACCGCCGTAACATTCTGCTGCCGGACGGTAGCAGCCGCCAAGAAATCGTCGAAGATCATGCCATGCGCCGGTTCCGCAAGATGTTCGGTGACACGGCAGAAGTTCCCGAAAGCTTTGTCGACGCCCAACATCTGGAGCCCGGGGCTCATTTGGTCATGCAGGCAACGGTGCAGCGTTTCATTGATTCTTCGGTTTCCAAGACCATCAATCTGCCCGAGCAAATTTCATTCGATGGCTTCAAGGATGTGTACCTGCGCGCCTATGAAATGGGTTGCAAGGGATGCACGACCTACCGCCCCAACCCGACGACCGGCGCGGTACTGGAGCCCATGGCGGCGGTTGAGCAAGGTGACCCTGCGCCTGCCGCCGGGTCAATCGAGGCCGATGGCCAGGTCGTCTACATGTCCCAACCCCTGGACCGGCCGCAGGCCCTGCCGGGGCGCACCTACAAACTGCAGTGGCCCGAAAGCGATCACGCCATATACATAACACTCAACGATATCGTGCAGGATCAGCGTCGTCGGCCTTTCGAAATCTTCATCAATTCCAAGAACATGGAGCATTACGCCTGGACCGTTGCTTTGACCCGCATGATCAGCGCCGTTTTCCGGCGTGGCGGCGACGTGTCCTTCGTCGTGGAAGAGTTGAAGGCCGTGTTCGATCCGCGCGGCGGCGCCTGGGTGAAGGGCCGCTACCTACCGTCGCTATTGGCGGCCATTGGCGAGGTAATCGAGCGGCATATGCTGGATATCGGTTTTCTTGCTCGGCCCGAGACCTTGGTTGAGCCGCAGCAGGAAACAGCGCGCGAAGGCGCTAAGAGCGACCCTCCCTACTCCATTTCTTCGCACAGCAACCACCAACCCGGCCAACGTGGTCCGGCACAGTGTCCCCGCTGTGGCGCAGCGGCTGTTATCAAACAGGAAGGTTGCGATCTCTGTACGGCTTGCGGTCATTCGCGCTGCTTCTAA
- a CDS encoding gamma-glutamylcyclotransferase, translating to MTETASQRIATLERRLAQEGLKRPAMDIPRDDYWVFGYGSLMWDPGFPHLEVRATRLHGFRRCFCVYSYNYRGTPERPGLVLGLDRGGSCWGLAYRVPRAEGAEVMAYLYEREMMTGVYIPRWLGLKDDRGRSVTALGFVVDRHHKQYAGALSDSETAALICQGAGKRGACQEYLRNTVRHLEALGMHDRSLHRLLQLVETTKFR from the coding sequence ATGACCGAAACCGCATCCCAACGAATTGCCACTTTAGAACGGCGTTTGGCCCAAGAGGGCCTAAAACGCCCGGCCATGGATATTCCTCGGGATGACTATTGGGTTTTCGGGTATGGCTCCTTGATGTGGGACCCGGGCTTCCCGCATCTTGAAGTGCGTGCGACCCGATTGCATGGCTTTCGCCGATGTTTTTGCGTTTATTCCTATAATTATCGCGGTACTCCGGAGCGGCCTGGACTTGTGCTAGGCCTTGATCGCGGTGGGTCCTGCTGGGGACTGGCCTACCGTGTCCCCCGCGCCGAAGGCGCCGAAGTGATGGCTTATCTCTATGAGCGCGAGATGATGACAGGGGTCTATATCCCGCGTTGGCTTGGTCTGAAGGATGACAGGGGCCGTTCGGTGACGGCGCTTGGTTTTGTGGTCGATCGACATCACAAGCAGTATGCCGGCGCTCTTTCGGACAGCGAAACGGCCGCCTTGATTTGCCAAGGTGCCGGCAAACGAGGCGCATGTCAGGAGTATCTGCGCAACACCGTCCGCCATCTGGAAGCTTTGGGCATGCATGACCGAAGCCTGCACAGGCTCTTGCAGTTGGTTGAAACGACCAAGTTTCGCTGA